One window of Microbacterium sp. Root61 genomic DNA carries:
- the tuf gene encoding elongation factor Tu yields the protein MAKAKFERTKPHVNIGTIGHVDHGKTTLTAAISKVLADKYPSATNVQRDFASIDSAPEERQRGITINISHVEYETPKRHYAHVDAPGHADYIKNMITGAAQMDGAILVVAATDGPMAQTREHVLLAKQVGVPYLMVALNKADMVDDEEILELVELEVRELLSSQGFPGDDAPVIRVSGLKALEGDPEWAEKIIELMNAADESIPDPVRDRDKPFLMPVEDVFTITGRGTVVTGRAERGTLAINSEVEIVGLRPTQKTIVTGIEMFHKQLDEAWAGENCGLLLRGTKRDDVERGQVVVKPGSVTPHTNFEGTAYILSKEEGGRHNPFFTNYRPQFYFRTTDVTGVISLPEGTEMVMPGDTTDMTVELIQPIAMEEGLGYAIREGGRTVGAGTVTKILK from the coding sequence GTGGCCAAGGCCAAATTCGAGCGGACCAAGCCGCACGTAAACATCGGAACCATCGGTCACGTCGACCACGGCAAGACCACGCTCACCGCTGCGATCTCGAAGGTGCTCGCCGACAAGTACCCGTCGGCCACCAACGTGCAGCGTGACTTCGCGTCGATCGACTCGGCTCCCGAAGAGCGTCAGCGTGGTATCACGATCAACATCTCGCACGTCGAGTACGAGACGCCGAAGCGCCACTACGCGCACGTCGACGCCCCGGGTCACGCCGACTACATCAAGAACATGATCACCGGTGCTGCTCAGATGGACGGCGCGATCCTCGTGGTCGCCGCCACCGACGGCCCCATGGCTCAGACGCGCGAGCACGTGCTGCTGGCCAAGCAGGTCGGCGTGCCGTACCTGATGGTCGCGCTGAACAAGGCCGACATGGTCGACGACGAGGAGATCCTGGAGCTCGTCGAGCTCGAGGTTCGCGAGCTGCTGTCCAGCCAGGGCTTCCCCGGCGACGACGCTCCCGTCATCCGCGTCTCGGGCCTGAAGGCTCTCGAGGGCGACCCCGAGTGGGCCGAGAAGATCATCGAGCTCATGAACGCCGCGGACGAGAGCATCCCCGACCCCGTGCGTGACCGCGACAAGCCGTTCCTCATGCCCGTCGAGGACGTCTTCACGATCACCGGTCGTGGCACGGTCGTCACGGGTCGCGCCGAGCGCGGCACCCTCGCGATCAACTCCGAGGTCGAGATCGTGGGTCTGCGCCCGACGCAGAAGACGATCGTCACCGGTATCGAGATGTTCCACAAGCAGCTCGACGAGGCATGGGCCGGCGAGAACTGTGGTCTGCTCCTCCGCGGCACCAAGCGTGACGACGTCGAGCGTGGCCAGGTTGTCGTCAAGCCCGGTTCCGTGACCCCGCACACCAACTTCGAGGGCACGGCGTACATCCTGTCCAAGGAGGAGGGTGGCCGTCACAACCCGTTCTTCACGAACTACCGCCCGCAGTTCTACTTCCGCACCACCGACGTCACCGGCGTCATCTCGCTGCCCGAGGGCACCGAGATGGTCATGCCCGGCGACACCACGGACATGACCGTTGAGCTGATCCAGCCCATCGCCATGGAAGAGGGCCTCGGCTACGCGATCCGTGAGGGTGGCCGCACCGTCGGCGCCGGCACGGTCACGAAGATCCTGAAGTAG
- a CDS encoding Rv0909 family putative TA system antitoxin: MGIDDLVNQGKEFLDQNKDKIDDALKSEQAEGVSDKVLDAAADFVKKIAPDSVDEHVDGVREHVDKAVGNE, from the coding sequence ATGGGAATCGACGACCTCGTCAACCAGGGGAAAGAGTTCCTCGACCAGAACAAGGACAAGATCGATGACGCGCTCAAGAGCGAGCAGGCCGAGGGTGTCAGCGACAAGGTGCTGGATGCCGCCGCAGACTTCGTGAAGAAGATCGCCCCTGACAGCGTCGACGAGCACGTCGACGGTGTGCGCGAGCACGTCGACAAGGCGGTCGGCAACGAATAG